Within Coffea arabica cultivar ET-39 chromosome 4e, Coffea Arabica ET-39 HiFi, whole genome shotgun sequence, the genomic segment AGGATTAGGCCTAGCATACGTTGCGGTGCGGAGTATTCTCAAATTCACCTCGAATTCCTCTGCCCTACGCAAAATTGAGCAGGCACCTTCAATTCGCGTCTCCGATCTCCGCTCCGTCCTCACTTTACCCTCAGATAACGATGATAGTGCTAACGAACAATCCGAGAGCGGAAAGCTCGTGATCGTCCGCGGCTGCGTCGAGGCAAAATCGGCTCTTGATACCAACTGGAAGAGCCTTAGGCCCGCACCCTCCGGTGTCCTCGTCTCTCAGGAGTCTGGCGATAAAGGCGTTATTTTGCTGCGAACTCAAACGGTAAAATTTGTTCAATCATCAGATTTCATGCCACTGTTCCTTTCTGAGTTTGTGTGTGTTACTGTTGAATGCTGAGGTTAGCATCTGATAAGCCCTATTTATTAATTGGACGAGATTAGGTTTATAATGTATAATCTTCATGAGGAGACTTGGTTAACTTTAAATTTGAGTTACGTATCTGAGAAGAAGATAGTGGAAGTACATAATTTAGTGATAGATATAGTGGATTAAAGAGAACTTATCTCTGTGtgtgtatttatatatatatatatatatattgtggtaAAGAGTTTAATTCATGATTAACCAGAGCTTTTCTTCAAGTTGctaatctgtttttttttttggcagtaCTGGTTATAACTTGAGTTTTATTTGCACTGCAGTGTATATACAATGAGTGGAGGGGATTTTTTGGATGGACTTCTGACTTACGCTCTTTATTTGTTAGATCATGGAAAGAGCAAGAGTCATCGACAGTTAGAATGGTATCATCATTAGTaattttatttccccttttgaattttttttttttaagtcagTCATGTGCTTCGGTCATGTTACATGCTGCGTTTGTTTATGTTATCAGATTTTGTACAGAGAGTACTTATTCGTTGTCAATGCACAGTTTCCAATATGATAATGCTAGTAATAATTGATCTAGACACTTCTTTTTTGCTCTCATTCAAATCCCTAAGCTATGCGTATTGCATCTCACAAACAATACATAATACGTAAATGCATTTGATGATTCAATATTGGTATTGGTCAGACTCTTTTTGTTTTAAAGCTCTATCATCAAAGTTCGTTTCTGAATATTTAGTTTTAGATTGATTGTGAGCAAAACTGGTTCAAGGAACTATCAGCATTTGGAGCTACCTTGTACATTCTCGATGGCAATTATTTGACTCTCACTTGTATTTACCAATACAAGCACTTCCATGTACAGGGATAATAATGGTAGATGTTTGGAGATAATAATGGACTTAGGTTTGAATTTCCCGAGACTAATGGGATTGACCTTGAAGTATGACGTTTAACCAAGGAGATAAGTTGGATAGAATCCAAGCTACCTGTTCAAATTCAGAAGTTCTGAAATGGCaaaaaaagttttgaaaaaGGTTGTTTATTTATCCGTATATTTGAAGAGTTTCCTGATTCAGTACACCAACGAGATAGAGATATATAGTGTCCTTGTAATTGATCGAAAACTCAAATTTGTTCCCTCTTAACTTCCAAAGGAACCCAGCCATAGTGTCCTTGCACTAAGTAGTTGTATAATCTCATTTTCCTGCCACTTTACTTTTGGAGATCCAAGTACCCTGGAGTTGAATTATGTAAGAAAGCTCCAGATACTTGCTCATGGGGTTAAAAGTTGCTATATGGTTGATAGTCTGCTCACTGCAAGTTTATTTGCTGGAATTTGTAACCTTAATAACGATTTCTTGCTTATTTACTTGTGAAGTTCAGCATATTCATTATGTTGGTTTACATTACATCTTCTGATCAGGTGCCTTTTATTCTTGTTGAAACTGGAAGGTGGCCTCAATCTGATTATGTCATCGTGAACATGGAAGGATCAAGACATCCACTACCTCTTACAACAGTTTATCACCGCTTGCAGCCCATCCATGCTTCTCCTTATACTTTTCTCCAGGCTCTTTTTGGCCACGAATATCCTGTAAGTACAATATAAAGAAGTATGGAGGGCTTCTGATTGGTTTTGATGGGAAAAATCCATCTTGTAATActttaatttcaattttaaatgcaatttttttaaagagttatttttaatgtttttaatCTTGAAGGTTGGTCTGCTTGATGAAGAGAAACTTCTCCCAACTGGAAAGGAAATAACTGCAGTTGGCATTTGCAGTTTGAAAGATGGAAGTCCTGTAATTAAATCATGCAAGGatcttccttttttcttgtaAGAAAACCAGTATAAATAGCATATTCAATTGCTGGTAGACAACCTGATTAGCTTTCCTTGTATTTACAATTACTTGATTTGCTTACCTTGTGAGTCCTTTTCTTTATGTTCTTCTTATTCCAGGTATTAGTTGTGTGTTTTAGTTTtacataaaaaggaaaaaaatgttgAGTAAACTGTGTGTTGTTTAGGTAGGATAGATGAGTCACCATATTAATTGTTCCAGGTGGGCTGACAACCTTGTGTTGGACTTATTAGTTTTTGATCGACAGGTAGGGTGTACTGGCCAAACGTGTGGTGCAATTATTTGGCACAGCATTGAGAAGTTTTTGAGATGCTCTGTCTTCTATTTCCCTTTGAAAATTTCTCTCGTAAACTGCTTTCACTGGGTGGACCTGTCTGACGTTTCATTTAGTAGCCAATTTTACTTTCTGACCGCTGTGCATAAACAGGAACAGAAAATAATGCTAATACATAGCTGCTGGTTCTCTTTAAGGTTGGTTTATTTCAAATCATTGAAGGGGTGATAGTGAATTAGCCATTGGTAATCTGGCAGCAGTCACAATAACAATTTGGTGTTATATTTTTGGAAGAGTAACATTATCTTCAAGATGGAAGATCATTCTATCGGAGGGTTTAAGAAATGATAATGTTTTTCTCTTTGGATCAAAATGGGCCGTAGGGCCTACTTGTGGGTTTCTGGAATGTGCTTTGTTGGCGAAAACTGCGAATTTTTATCTTTGCTAACTTATGTTACATTGATTGATCGCTTTGAAAGTTATTCTTCAGTCTGAATCTGCATCTCTTTTGCAGGTCTGACTTGACTAAGGATCAGATACTGGTGGATCTTGACTTCAAGACCAAAGTTCTATTCTGGAGTGGGGTTGTGCTTGGTTCACTGGCAGTTGGTATCCTTGGTTATGCTGTAGTAAGGTACTAGACCTTTTGAGACTGCGACGGCTTGTTTCTGTGCTTAATCGAGTGTCGAATGACAATATAACACGCAATCAATTCTTTTCTGTGATCTTGTATTTCTTGTTCCCCCCATTAATATGTCATGAATAGAAAGGTATGATACTTTTACTATTGTTTATATCGGATCAACTTTGGTGTGTATTTTCCAGGAACTGGAACAGATGGAAAGAGTGGAGACAGCAGAGACGGGACCAGCAACAAAGCTCCGCTCGTAGCAATCAGGCGAATGATCAGGGTGCATCTGATGAGGAGCATGGAGATGTTCCAGATGGAGAATTGTGTGTGATATGCCTAATGAGAAGGCGGCGATCTGCATTTGTCCCATGTGGACATCTTGTCTGTTGCCAAAGCTGTGCTTTATCAGTTGAACGTGATTTATCACCGAAGTGCCCTGTGTGTAGGCAGACAATCCGGAATTCAGTGAGGATTTACGACTCATGATCAACTGATAATTTTATTTCCGGAACCGCACAAAGCGATCTGGCTTTCTTATTTTTAGAAACTTCATTTGTGTGATGGTAGTACTGGATGACCGAATCACCTTTTCTCAAATAGCAATGAAGTGACTAAACTGAACCGATTTGTAGGGTGAATGGTCTGCCTTTACTGATGTAATAGGAAACATTTTGTCCCTGGGGACAGGACCCGTTCTACTGTAAATATGATTTATTTTTGTCTAGCTGGTTTGAAGTCCGAAACATGAGTggcaattaaaaataaaaatacagtGATTCAGTTAATGCTAAACCATCGTGGCTATGTAGTACATGATCGGTGTCGAATGTTCAAACATTTTCGGCCCCTTGATTATGGTTCAAATTGATGCTACgagattttctttttctgtgtTTGCCTTGCGACCAGAAGCAAGAGGTGTTAGGTGGGATTTTTGCAAACTAATATCATCGTCTCCCGGTGGCTTTTTGTTCCAAAGGGAACTCGCTACTCCCgatagaaaaatgataaaagaagaaatgcagAAATCTGTTGCGGTGCTCGTTAGCTAAACTATTGGCTTGGTTAATGGCAAATGCTGAAGATGTAACGCGTATTTGCGTAATTTCTCTTTTGAATTTAGTTGATGAAAGATGAATAAAATGGGAACGTATAAGATTGATGAGTTTGCTCATATGCTTGTTAACTTTGACAAAATTATATTACAGAGGACCCCGGAATCTACTACTAAGCACTTGATCTACGAAATGCCTGCGTTTGTTTCGCTCCTTCCTATTCTTTAACTAGAGAGAGAGCTTCACA encodes:
- the LOC113742187 gene encoding E3 ubiquitin-protein ligase SPL2-like, whose protein sequence is MSVHDQAAAAVLSQLALAADGAVLGLGLAYVAVRSILKFTSNSSALRKIEQAPSIRVSDLRSVLTLPSDNDDSANEQSESGKLVIVRGCVEAKSALDTNWKSLRPAPSGVLVSQESGDKGVILLRTQTCIYNEWRGFFGWTSDLRSLFVRSWKEQESSTVRMVPFILVETGRWPQSDYVIVNMEGSRHPLPLTTVYHRLQPIHASPYTFLQALFGHEYPVGLLDEEKLLPTGKEITAVGICSLKDGSPVIKSCKDLPFFLSDLTKDQILVDLDFKTKVLFWSGVVLGSLAVGILGYAVVRNWNRWKEWRQQRRDQQQSSARSNQANDQGASDEEHGDVPDGELCVICLMRRRRSAFVPCGHLVCCQSCALSVERDLSPKCPVCRQTIRNSVRIYDS